From one Papio anubis isolate 15944 chromosome 12, Panubis1.0, whole genome shotgun sequence genomic stretch:
- the P2RX3 gene encoding P2X purinoceptor 3 isoform X9 produces MNCISDFFTYETTKSVVVKSWTIGIINRVVQLLIISYFVGWVFLHEKAYQVRDTAIESSVVTKVKGFGLYANRVMDVSDYVTPPQGTSVFVIITKMIVTENQMQGFCPESEEKYRCVSDSQCGPERFPGGDRRKSCSTDSEARKEEQEEGRSSGLLSLEAHERKAVTSFCLGLGLRRRSRKEVSSLFPAHSFPPLARVPDGGKEGTGEEGKGEEQRAGSHPAAVASTLGILTGRCVNYSSVFRTCEIQGWCPTEVDTVEMPIMMEAENFTIFIKNSIRFPLFNFEKGNLLPNLTARDMKTCRFHPDKDPFCPILRVGDVVKFAGQDFAKLARTGGVLGIKIGWVCDLDKAWDQCIPKYSFTRLDSVSEKSSVSPGYNFRKGERNQRINCLEVTEST; encoded by the exons ATGAACTGCATATCCGACTTCTTCACCTATGAGACCACCAAATCGGTGGTTGTGAAGAGCTGGACCATCGGGATCATCAACCGAGTAGTTCAGCTTCTGATCATCTCCTACTTTGTGGG GTGGGTTTTCTTGCACGAGAAGGCATACCAGGTACGGGACACAGCCATTGAGTCCTCGGTGGTAACCAAGGTGAAGGGCTTCGGACTCTACGCCAACAGAGTCATGGATGTGTCTGATTATGTGACGCCACCTCAG GGCACCTCGGTCTTTGTCATCATCACCAAGATGATTGTTACTGAAAACCAGATGCAAGGATTCTGCCCAGAG AGTGAGGAGAAATACCGCTGTGTATCAGATAGCCAGTGCGGGCCTGAGCGCTTCCCAGGCGGGG ACAGAAGGAAGAGCTGCAGCACAGACtcagaggcaaggaaggaagagCAAGAAGAAGGGAGGTCCTCAGGGTTGCTGAGCCTGGAAGCACATGAAAGGAAAGCTGTCACCTCCTTTTGTCTGGGTCTGGGGCTCAGGAGAAGAAGCAGGAAAGAAGTCAGCTCCCTTTTCCCTGCCCATTCTTTTCCCCCACTTGCCAGGGTCCCTGATGGGGGGAAGGAAGGGAcgggggaggaagggaagggagaggagcaaAGGGCAGGCAGCCACCCAGCAGCTGTGGCTTCCACTTTAGGGATCCTCACTGGCCGCTGCGTGAACTACAGCTCTGTGTTCCGGACCTGTGAGATCCAGGGCTGGTGCCCCACGGAGGTGGACACGGTGGAAAT GCCCATCATGATGGAAGCTGAGAACTTCACTATTTTCATCAAGAACAGCATCCGTTTCCCCCTCTTCAACTTTGAGAA GGGAAACCTCCTTCCCAACCTGACAGCCAGGGACATGAAGACCTGCCGCTTCCACCCGGACAAGGACCCTTTCTGCCCCATCTTGCGGGTAGGGGACGTGGTCAAGTTTGCGGGGCAGGATTTTGCCAAACTGGCGCGCACG GGAGGAGTTCTGGGCATTAAGATTGGCTGGGTGTGCGACTTGGACAAGGCCTGGGACCAGTGCATCCCCAAATACTCCTTCACCCGGCTGGACAGCGTTTCTGAGAAGAGCAGCGTGTCCCCAGGCTACAACTTCAG aaagggagagaggaatcAGAGAATAAACTGTTTGGAAGTAACTGAAAGCACTTGA
- the P2RX3 gene encoding P2X purinoceptor 3 isoform X10, whose product MNCISDFFTYETTKSVVVKSWTIGIINRVVQLLIISYFVGWVFLHEKAYQVRDTAIESSVVTKVKGFGLYANRVMDVSDYVTPPQGTSVFVIITKMIVTENQMQGFCPESEEKYRCVSDSQCGPERFPGGDRRKSCSTDSEARKEEQEEGRSSGLLSLEAHERKAVTSFCLGLGLRRRSRKEVSSLFPAHSFPPLARVPDGGKEGTGEEGKGEEQRAGSHPAAVASTLGILTGRCVNYSSVFRTCEIQGWCPTEVDTVEMPIMMEAENFTIFIKNSIRFPLFNFEKGNLLPNLTARDMKTCRFHPDKDPFCPILRVGDVVKFAGQDFAKLARTGGVLGIKIGWVCDLDKAWDQCIPKYSFTRLDSVSEKSSVSPGYNFRGL is encoded by the exons ATGAACTGCATATCCGACTTCTTCACCTATGAGACCACCAAATCGGTGGTTGTGAAGAGCTGGACCATCGGGATCATCAACCGAGTAGTTCAGCTTCTGATCATCTCCTACTTTGTGGG GTGGGTTTTCTTGCACGAGAAGGCATACCAGGTACGGGACACAGCCATTGAGTCCTCGGTGGTAACCAAGGTGAAGGGCTTCGGACTCTACGCCAACAGAGTCATGGATGTGTCTGATTATGTGACGCCACCTCAG GGCACCTCGGTCTTTGTCATCATCACCAAGATGATTGTTACTGAAAACCAGATGCAAGGATTCTGCCCAGAG AGTGAGGAGAAATACCGCTGTGTATCAGATAGCCAGTGCGGGCCTGAGCGCTTCCCAGGCGGGG ACAGAAGGAAGAGCTGCAGCACAGACtcagaggcaaggaaggaagagCAAGAAGAAGGGAGGTCCTCAGGGTTGCTGAGCCTGGAAGCACATGAAAGGAAAGCTGTCACCTCCTTTTGTCTGGGTCTGGGGCTCAGGAGAAGAAGCAGGAAAGAAGTCAGCTCCCTTTTCCCTGCCCATTCTTTTCCCCCACTTGCCAGGGTCCCTGATGGGGGGAAGGAAGGGAcgggggaggaagggaagggagaggagcaaAGGGCAGGCAGCCACCCAGCAGCTGTGGCTTCCACTTTAGGGATCCTCACTGGCCGCTGCGTGAACTACAGCTCTGTGTTCCGGACCTGTGAGATCCAGGGCTGGTGCCCCACGGAGGTGGACACGGTGGAAAT GCCCATCATGATGGAAGCTGAGAACTTCACTATTTTCATCAAGAACAGCATCCGTTTCCCCCTCTTCAACTTTGAGAA GGGAAACCTCCTTCCCAACCTGACAGCCAGGGACATGAAGACCTGCCGCTTCCACCCGGACAAGGACCCTTTCTGCCCCATCTTGCGGGTAGGGGACGTGGTCAAGTTTGCGGGGCAGGATTTTGCCAAACTGGCGCGCACG GGAGGAGTTCTGGGCATTAAGATTGGCTGGGTGTGCGACTTGGACAAGGCCTGGGACCAGTGCATCCCCAAATACTCCTTCACCCGGCTGGACAGCGTTTCTGAGAAGAGCAGCGTGTCCCCAGGCTACAACTTCAG AGGTCTCTAA